Proteins from a single region of Stigmatella erecta:
- a CDS encoding response regulator: protein MRGTVLLLEDDVDVRDAVAGVLEDAGFCVTTAANGREGLQALAQNTSPCLIVLDLWMPILSGREFLAELRAEPEKSSLPVVLMTASDSAPPSGIVECLRKPFGISLLVKTVEKHCLKADRAA, encoded by the coding sequence CAGTGTTGCTGTTGGAAGATGATGTGGATGTCCGGGATGCGGTGGCAGGCGTACTGGAGGACGCCGGGTTCTGTGTGACCACGGCGGCGAATGGACGCGAGGGCCTTCAGGCGCTCGCGCAGAACACCTCGCCGTGTCTCATCGTCCTGGATCTGTGGATGCCCATCCTCTCCGGGCGTGAGTTTCTCGCGGAGCTTCGCGCCGAGCCCGAGAAGTCCTCCCTGCCCGTCGTGCTGATGACCGCCAGCGACAGCGCGCCCCCGTCGGGCATCGTGGAGTGCCTGCGCAAACCTTTCGGGATTTCCCTGTTGGTGAAGACGGTCGAGAAGCACTGCCTCAAGGCGGACCGGGCCGCCTGA
- the hemB gene encoding porphobilinogen synthase: MAFPIHRPRRLRRSAVLRDMVRETSLAPSDFIYPLFVVEGRDVRRPISSMPGIFNLSVEHAVAEAKQAKALGVPSIILFGIPEQKDGRATQAYARDGIVQRAIRAVKEAVPEMQVIADVCLCEYTDHGHCGVIEGGHVANDATLPLLAQMAVTCAQAGADIIAPSDMMDGRVLALRKAMDEVGQVDTPILSYAVKYASGFYGPFREAAQSAPQFGDRRGYQMDPGNAREALHELAQDLAEGADMVMVKPALSYLDIIHRVKERCDVPVAAYNVSGEYAMLKAAAQNGWVDGDRVMMEILTSIKRAGADLILTYHALEAAKLL; this comes from the coding sequence ATGGCTTTCCCCATCCACCGCCCCCGCCGCCTGCGCCGCTCCGCCGTCCTCCGGGACATGGTGCGTGAGACGTCACTGGCCCCCTCGGACTTCATCTATCCGCTCTTCGTCGTGGAGGGCCGGGACGTGCGGCGTCCCATCTCCTCCATGCCCGGCATCTTCAACCTCTCGGTGGAGCACGCCGTCGCCGAGGCGAAGCAGGCCAAGGCGCTGGGCGTTCCCTCCATCATCCTGTTCGGCATTCCGGAGCAGAAGGATGGGCGCGCCACGCAGGCCTACGCCCGGGACGGCATCGTCCAGCGCGCCATCCGCGCCGTGAAGGAGGCCGTTCCCGAGATGCAGGTCATCGCGGATGTGTGCCTCTGCGAGTACACGGACCACGGCCACTGCGGCGTCATCGAAGGGGGCCACGTGGCCAACGACGCGACGCTGCCCTTGCTGGCGCAGATGGCCGTCACCTGCGCCCAGGCCGGCGCGGACATCATCGCCCCCTCGGACATGATGGACGGGCGCGTGCTCGCCCTGCGCAAGGCGATGGACGAGGTGGGCCAGGTGGACACGCCCATCCTGTCGTATGCGGTCAAATATGCCTCCGGCTTCTACGGCCCCTTCCGGGAGGCGGCCCAGAGCGCGCCCCAGTTCGGCGACCGCCGCGGCTACCAGATGGACCCGGGCAACGCGCGCGAGGCCCTGCACGAGCTGGCGCAGGATCTCGCCGAGGGCGCCGACATGGTCATGGTCAAGCCCGCGCTGTCCTACCTGGACATCATCCACCGGGTGAAGGAGCGCTGCGATGTGCCCGTGGCCGCCTACAACGTCTCCGGCGAGTACGCCATGCTCAAGGCCGCCGCCCAGAACGGGTGGGTGGATGGCGATCGGGTGATGATGGAGATTCTCACCTCCATCAAGCGCGCCGGGGCAGACCTCATCCTGACCTACCACGCCCTGGAGGCCGCCAAGCTCCTGTAG
- a CDS encoding RDD family protein, whose product MAAQRGTRVLRIVQEDEPVMGSPYPKASLWLRVGARLVDVAVAWGLAAVCGAAGSVVALLFLLLADGMIQGQSVGKRIFGVKVMHLPTRSAARHRDSTLRNAPLALIVLLGMMPQPLGQVAAGAGLVVIGGLEAWRVLRDPLGWRLGDMWAQTQVVDGKVVAGATVAPRTPVAHERAPGRLLSAAKVRRGRVLKKVRKGKPCASR is encoded by the coding sequence ATGGCGGCCCAGCGCGGCACGCGCGTGCTGCGCATCGTCCAGGAGGACGAGCCCGTCATGGGCTCGCCCTATCCCAAGGCCTCGCTGTGGCTGCGCGTGGGCGCGCGCCTGGTGGATGTGGCCGTGGCGTGGGGGCTGGCGGCCGTGTGCGGCGCGGCGGGCTCCGTGGTGGCGCTGCTCTTCCTGCTCCTGGCCGATGGAATGATTCAGGGCCAGAGCGTGGGCAAGCGCATCTTCGGGGTGAAGGTGATGCACCTGCCCACCCGGTCCGCGGCGCGCCACCGGGACAGCACCCTGCGCAATGCGCCGCTGGCGCTCATCGTGCTGCTGGGAATGATGCCGCAGCCGCTGGGGCAGGTGGCCGCGGGGGCGGGTCTGGTGGTCATCGGAGGCCTGGAGGCCTGGCGGGTGTTGAGGGATCCGCTCGGCTGGCGGCTGGGCGACATGTGGGCCCAGACGCAGGTGGTGGACGGGAAAGTGGTGGCGGGGGCGACGGTGGCTCCCCGCACGCCGGTGGCGCACGAGCGCGCCCCGGGACGATTGCTCTCCGCGGCGAAGGTGCGCCGCGGCCGTGTGCTGAAGAAAGTAAGAAAGGGAAAGCCGTGCGCATCGCGCTGA
- a CDS encoding D-alanine--D-alanine ligase family protein: MRIALTHNLRLSDLEEEAEFDTQETVNALAGAIERLGHRLERFEVSGPASRTVARLEAYSPDLIFNTAEGRRGRFREAFYPALFDELGFPYTGSDAYALAITLDKQLTKLILAKHGIRTPGWQYVEKISELTAENLRFPVIVKPNFEGSSKGITQDSIAETLDEVHEKVTQALAKYPAGVLVEEYISGRDLTVPFLAAVDNDYDGVLSPVEYVMDPATTEGRKYQIYDYELKTKHNTAVRVRAPASITAKTAEDVRKMAQTIFQVLDCRDLGRIDFRLSDAGVPYFLEINALPSLEPGAGIYAAAELDGLHLDGVINSIIQSAAKRYKIKDSARRQGKPARKTGPLRVGFTYNVKRVKPTVDASEDSEAEYDSPATLQAIREAIASWGHEVVDLEASPELPSVLASTPLDVVFNIAEGFKGRNRESQVPAMLELLDIPYTGSDPATLSIALDKALAKKIVRQAGIHTPNFQLMITGKERLNKDFTSFPLIVKPVAEGSSKGVVSKSVCHSEAELREVVKEIASKYQQPALIEEYIRGREFTVGLLGERRPRVLPPMEIVFLDKEEKNPVYSFQHKLDWTDRIRYDAPAKIEPALLERLRTAARGSFMALGCRDVARIDFRMDDKGRIYFIECNPLPGLTPGWSDLVLIAQGAGMDYRGLIGEIMAPAIRRYKEREARRAADEQPPAKAILEKSAQEKSPLEEKSGNGHHGTPAPVSGEPRTEPKPS, translated from the coding sequence GTGCGCATCGCGCTGACGCACAACCTCAGGCTGTCCGATCTGGAAGAAGAGGCGGAGTTCGACACCCAGGAGACGGTCAACGCCCTGGCGGGCGCCATCGAGCGGCTCGGCCACCGGCTGGAGCGCTTCGAGGTCAGCGGTCCCGCCTCGCGCACCGTGGCCCGGCTGGAGGCCTACAGCCCGGACCTCATCTTCAACACCGCCGAGGGGCGCCGCGGCCGTTTCCGCGAGGCCTTCTATCCGGCGCTCTTCGACGAGCTGGGCTTCCCGTATACCGGCAGCGACGCGTACGCGCTGGCCATCACCCTGGACAAGCAGCTCACCAAGCTCATCCTCGCCAAGCACGGCATCCGCACGCCGGGTTGGCAGTACGTGGAGAAGATCAGCGAGCTGACGGCGGAGAACCTGCGCTTCCCCGTCATCGTCAAGCCCAACTTCGAGGGCTCCTCCAAGGGCATCACCCAGGACTCCATCGCGGAGACGCTGGACGAGGTGCACGAGAAGGTGACGCAGGCGCTCGCCAAGTACCCGGCCGGCGTGCTGGTCGAGGAGTACATCAGTGGCAGGGACCTGACGGTGCCCTTCCTGGCCGCGGTGGACAACGACTACGACGGGGTCCTCTCGCCGGTGGAGTACGTCATGGATCCGGCCACCACCGAGGGCCGCAAGTACCAGATCTACGACTACGAGCTGAAGACGAAGCACAACACCGCCGTGCGCGTGCGCGCCCCCGCCAGCATCACCGCGAAGACCGCGGAGGACGTGCGCAAGATGGCGCAGACCATCTTCCAGGTGCTCGACTGCCGGGACCTGGGCCGCATCGACTTCCGGCTCAGCGACGCCGGGGTGCCGTACTTCCTGGAGATCAACGCGCTGCCCAGCCTGGAGCCGGGCGCCGGCATCTACGCCGCCGCGGAGCTGGACGGGCTGCACCTGGATGGGGTCATCAACTCCATCATCCAGAGCGCCGCCAAGCGCTACAAGATCAAGGACTCGGCCCGGCGCCAGGGCAAGCCCGCGCGCAAGACGGGCCCGCTGCGCGTGGGGTTCACCTACAACGTCAAGCGCGTGAAGCCCACGGTGGATGCCTCGGAGGACAGCGAGGCCGAGTACGACTCGCCGGCCACGCTCCAGGCCATCCGCGAGGCCATCGCCTCGTGGGGCCACGAGGTGGTGGACCTGGAGGCCAGCCCGGAGCTGCCCAGCGTGCTGGCCAGCACGCCCCTGGACGTGGTGTTCAACATCGCCGAGGGCTTCAAGGGCCGCAACCGCGAGAGCCAGGTGCCCGCGATGCTGGAGCTGCTGGACATCCCCTACACGGGGAGCGATCCGGCCACGCTCTCCATCGCGCTCGACAAGGCGCTGGCGAAGAAGATCGTCCGCCAGGCGGGCATCCACACACCGAACTTCCAGCTGATGATCACCGGCAAGGAGCGGCTCAACAAGGACTTCACCTCCTTCCCGCTCATCGTGAAGCCGGTGGCGGAGGGCTCCTCCAAGGGCGTGGTGAGCAAGAGCGTCTGCCACAGCGAGGCGGAGCTGCGCGAGGTGGTCAAGGAGATCGCCAGCAAGTACCAGCAGCCGGCGCTCATCGAGGAGTACATCCGGGGCCGCGAGTTCACCGTGGGCCTGCTGGGCGAGCGCCGGCCGCGCGTGCTGCCCCCCATGGAGATCGTCTTCCTCGACAAGGAGGAGAAGAACCCCGTCTACAGCTTCCAGCACAAGCTGGATTGGACCGATCGCATCCGCTACGACGCGCCCGCGAAGATCGAGCCCGCGCTCCTGGAGCGGCTGCGCACCGCGGCGCGCGGCTCGTTCATGGCGCTCGGGTGCCGGGACGTGGCGCGCATCGACTTCCGCATGGATGACAAGGGGCGCATCTACTTCATCGAGTGCAACCCGCTGCCGGGCCTGACGCCGGGCTGGAGCGACCTGGTGCTCATCGCCCAGGGCGCCGGCATGGACTACCGCGGGCTCATCGGGGAGATCATGGCCCCAGCCATCCGCCGCTACAAGGAGCGCGAGGCCCGCCGCGCCGCGGACGAGCAGCCCCCCGCCAAGGCCATCCTGGAGAAGAGCGCCCAGGAGAAATCCCCCCTGGAGGAGAAATCCGGCAACGGCCACCACGGCACGCCGGCCCCCGTGAGCGGCGAGCCCCGGACGGAGCCCAAGCCCTCCTAG
- a CDS encoding MBL fold metallo-hydrolase, giving the protein MAMTRRRRTWLTVLGLSGLLVATAMGVGCHAFSAPVYQGPKSDHFDGERFHNQDPRKAQMGFWDWQLNKQQGPWQDWTEAPPGPPPPRRVPRGALRVTFINHATTLLQLDGLNVLTDPIWSERCSPVSFAGPHRVRPPGVRFEDLPPIDAVILSHNHYDHMDVPTLKRLAEQFPNVRFFAGLGNRAFLQSKGLHNTVELDWWQEVRLSPEVKLVSTPAHHFSNRGLSDRDGTLWTSYVLQGPSGVTYFAGDTGYGKHFRQVRERFGPPRLAVLPIGAFRPEAFMEVVHVSPEQAVQAHQDLEAQVSVPMHFGTFRLADDGQEEPVTRLRAALEAQAEPKPAFWVLGFGEGRDIP; this is encoded by the coding sequence ATGGCGATGACCCGGCGGCGCCGCACCTGGCTCACCGTGCTTGGACTGTCTGGCCTGCTCGTGGCCACGGCGATGGGGGTGGGCTGCCACGCCTTCTCCGCCCCCGTGTACCAGGGGCCCAAGTCGGACCACTTCGATGGGGAGCGGTTCCACAACCAGGATCCGCGCAAGGCCCAGATGGGCTTCTGGGACTGGCAGCTCAACAAGCAGCAAGGCCCCTGGCAGGACTGGACGGAAGCCCCTCCGGGCCCGCCTCCGCCCCGGCGTGTCCCCCGGGGGGCACTGCGGGTGACATTCATCAACCACGCCACCACGCTGCTCCAGCTCGATGGGCTGAACGTGCTGACGGATCCCATCTGGTCGGAGCGCTGCAGCCCGGTGTCCTTCGCGGGCCCCCACCGCGTGCGCCCGCCGGGCGTGCGCTTCGAGGACCTGCCCCCCATCGACGCGGTCATCCTCAGCCACAACCATTACGATCACATGGACGTGCCGACGCTGAAGCGCCTCGCGGAGCAGTTCCCGAACGTGCGCTTCTTCGCGGGGCTCGGCAACCGGGCGTTCCTCCAGTCCAAGGGGCTGCACAACACGGTGGAGCTGGACTGGTGGCAGGAGGTGCGGCTCAGCCCGGAGGTGAAGCTGGTGAGCACCCCGGCCCACCACTTCTCCAACCGGGGGCTGAGCGACCGGGACGGCACGCTGTGGACGAGCTACGTGCTCCAGGGCCCCTCGGGGGTGACGTACTTCGCGGGGGACACCGGCTACGGCAAGCACTTCCGCCAGGTGCGCGAGCGCTTCGGCCCGCCCCGGCTCGCCGTGCTGCCCATTGGTGCCTTCCGGCCCGAGGCCTTCATGGAGGTGGTGCACGTCTCGCCCGAGCAGGCGGTGCAGGCCCACCAGGACCTGGAGGCCCAGGTGAGCGTGCCCATGCACTTCGGCACCTTCCGGCTGGCCGATGACGGGCAGGAGGAGCCCGTCACCCGGCTGCGCGCGGCCCTGGAGGCGCAGGCGGAGCCGAAGCCGGCCTTCTGGGTGCTCGGCTTCGGCGAGGGCCGCGATATTCCCTGA
- a CDS encoding protein kinase domain-containing protein has translation MSGRQVGGRYILEKKIAGGGMGAIWLAHDPQLDRKVALKLTTSLRISSDSARRQFEQEARAIAQFRHPNVVQIYDFGLDKGEDPYIVMELLDGEDLEARLRRQPQLPPGAVAAMLLQVGKALTAAHTAGIVHRDLKPANIFLARVDGEEVVKILDFGLARLVKRSEEVSFDTPADGMIGTLRYMSPEQIRGDRALDHRSDLWSIAVVIFRALTGQFPFTLELVGPLLSGTFHPPETAPSTMNLGLSAELDGFFKRALHPDPALRFGSSHEMVSSFATIVKTAERPQACKILVVDDEADVEMLLKQAFRRQIRDNVYQFLFASDGENALEKLRQTPDIEVVVTDINMPRMDGLALLSRVSEAYPLAKVIIVSAYSDMTNIRTAMNRGAYDFLVKPLDFQDLETTLNKTLRHVRELRQMARSIKENELLALFVQSTVLSLLRTLTQGREALAGERVDSTVVFIGLKGLTAATRHEAPVGIVQKLNDSLHIIVPELTSRQGVVDRFMGDTVMAVFRGHEHLYRALTACISIRQELQTRAFRSGDSSPYAHGVSIGLDSGKVVAGGLGSHDLGRLDYAVLGDVVTTSSALSSLAGRDQILVTERLIERLAERFRCQHLGARMLPAGGEPVNLYEVLGPYNMPALPDDSATNPNTQ, from the coding sequence ATGTCGGGACGCCAGGTGGGTGGCAGGTACATCCTGGAGAAGAAGATCGCCGGCGGTGGCATGGGCGCCATCTGGCTGGCGCATGATCCCCAGCTGGATCGCAAGGTCGCGCTCAAGCTGACGACCTCGCTGCGCATCTCCTCGGACTCGGCCCGGCGCCAGTTCGAGCAGGAGGCGCGCGCCATCGCCCAGTTCCGCCACCCGAACGTGGTGCAGATCTACGACTTCGGTCTGGACAAGGGCGAGGACCCGTACATCGTCATGGAGCTGCTCGACGGGGAGGACCTCGAGGCCCGGCTGCGGCGGCAGCCACAGCTTCCCCCGGGCGCCGTGGCCGCCATGTTGCTCCAGGTGGGCAAGGCGTTAACCGCCGCGCACACGGCGGGAATCGTCCATCGCGATCTCAAGCCCGCGAACATCTTCCTGGCCCGTGTCGACGGCGAGGAGGTGGTGAAGATCCTCGACTTCGGCCTGGCACGGCTGGTCAAGCGCTCCGAGGAGGTCTCCTTCGACACGCCCGCCGACGGGATGATCGGCACGCTGCGCTACATGAGCCCCGAGCAGATCCGGGGCGACCGCGCGCTCGATCACCGCAGTGATTTGTGGTCCATCGCGGTGGTGATCTTCCGGGCGCTCACCGGGCAGTTTCCCTTCACGCTCGAGCTCGTCGGCCCGCTGCTGTCGGGCACGTTCCACCCGCCCGAGACGGCGCCCTCCACGATGAACCTGGGCCTGAGCGCGGAGCTGGACGGGTTCTTCAAGCGCGCGCTGCACCCGGATCCCGCCCTGCGCTTCGGCTCCTCGCACGAGATGGTGTCCTCCTTCGCCACCATCGTGAAGACGGCGGAGCGGCCCCAGGCGTGCAAGATCCTCGTGGTGGATGACGAGGCGGACGTGGAGATGCTGCTCAAGCAGGCGTTCCGCCGGCAGATCCGCGACAACGTCTACCAGTTCCTCTTCGCCTCGGACGGCGAGAACGCGCTGGAGAAGCTGCGCCAGACCCCCGACATCGAAGTGGTCGTCACGGACATCAACATGCCGCGCATGGACGGGCTGGCCCTGCTCAGCCGCGTCAGCGAGGCCTATCCGCTCGCCAAGGTCATCATCGTCTCGGCCTACAGCGACATGACCAACATCCGCACGGCGATGAACCGGGGCGCGTATGACTTCCTGGTCAAGCCGCTGGACTTCCAGGACTTGGAGACGACGCTCAACAAGACGCTCCGGCACGTGCGGGAGCTGCGGCAGATGGCGCGCTCCATCAAGGAGAACGAGCTATTGGCGCTGTTCGTCCAGAGCACGGTCCTGTCGCTGCTGCGCACGCTCACGCAAGGGCGCGAGGCGCTGGCCGGCGAGCGCGTGGACTCCACCGTGGTGTTCATCGGCCTGAAGGGGCTCACCGCGGCCACGCGCCACGAGGCGCCCGTGGGCATCGTCCAGAAGCTCAACGACAGCCTCCACATCATCGTCCCCGAGCTGACGTCGCGGCAGGGCGTGGTGGACCGGTTCATGGGCGACACGGTCATGGCCGTGTTCCGGGGCCACGAGCACCTCTACCGGGCCCTGACGGCCTGCATCTCCATCCGCCAGGAGCTCCAGACGCGCGCCTTCCGTTCGGGAGATTCCTCCCCGTACGCCCATGGGGTCAGCATCGGGCTGGACTCGGGAAAGGTGGTCGCCGGTGGGCTGGGGAGCCATGATCTCGGACGGCTGGACTACGCCGTGCTGGGGGATGTGGTGACCACCTCCTCGGCCCTGTCGTCGCTAGCGGGGCGGGATCAGATCCTCGTGACCGAGCGGCTGATCGAGCGGTTGGCGGAGCGCTTCCGGTGCCAGCACCTGGGCGCGCGGATGCTACCGGCGGGCGGTGAGCCCGTGAATCTCTACGAGGTCCTGGGGCCGTACAATATGCCGGCGCTGCCCGACGACTCCGCGACCAATCCGAACACGCAGTGA
- a CDS encoding acetoacetate decarboxylase family protein, whose protein sequence is MQMTLTESSLFDAYPCTERYELSSGAVCAVPYVCRSADMVVLYGPADLEAVRGLLAGQRYQPVSVGGGQCAMSLWVADYHDTTCGPYKEFIVAFMVSLKPVEVVVHSPMELLQPLGHPEVTTFCYKLVLDQQVPIDFGREVHGHAKHPAPQPVNIAFAAPWCQFDIACDGKPLVQGRVRYPSEPAGFQRLSVGFVTPKEVFQTRNIMHFEMESRLRLFGEGDSLSFSGESALGRALVPLNFTPQVVQYLPQVRFVMPKPLNWHGPEGR, encoded by the coding sequence ATGCAGATGACGCTGACCGAGTCCTCGCTGTTCGATGCTTATCCCTGCACCGAGAGGTACGAGCTGTCCTCGGGCGCCGTCTGCGCGGTGCCCTACGTCTGCCGCTCCGCGGACATGGTGGTGCTCTACGGCCCGGCGGACCTCGAGGCCGTCCGGGGCCTGCTCGCGGGGCAGCGCTACCAGCCGGTGTCCGTGGGCGGCGGCCAGTGCGCCATGTCGCTCTGGGTGGCGGACTACCACGACACCACGTGTGGGCCTTACAAGGAGTTCATCGTCGCCTTCATGGTGTCGCTGAAGCCGGTGGAGGTGGTGGTCCACTCGCCGATGGAGCTGCTCCAGCCGCTGGGCCATCCCGAGGTCACCACCTTCTGTTACAAGCTGGTGCTGGATCAGCAGGTGCCCATCGACTTTGGCCGGGAGGTTCACGGCCACGCCAAGCACCCCGCGCCCCAGCCCGTGAACATCGCCTTCGCCGCCCCCTGGTGCCAGTTCGACATCGCCTGTGATGGCAAGCCGCTCGTGCAGGGCCGCGTCCGCTACCCGTCGGAGCCGGCCGGTTTCCAGCGGCTCTCCGTGGGCTTCGTCACCCCCAAGGAAGTGTTCCAGACGCGCAATATCATGCACTTCGAGATGGAGTCGCGCCTGCGGCTGTTCGGCGAGGGGGATTCGCTCTCGTTTTCCGGCGAGAGCGCGCTGGGCCGCGCGCTCGTGCCGCTGAACTTCACGCCGCAGGTGGTGCAGTACCTGCCCCAGGTCCGATTCGTGATGCCCAAGCCCCTCAACTGGCACGGGCCGGAGGGCCGATGA
- a CDS encoding acetoacetate decarboxylase family protein, which translates to MSPPGRKYVDHPSLQVFPPPSLCQDVNLSVFFLKGRQDRLQALCDRFLNAPSGGAVHYRPRLPFVMLTFQHVGRLSSEAEGFRDWGSTSEREVTFWIAASDTRRHGPDELCQRVELFVPYIYTDNPWAVAGGREIYGFPKQAADIRMPGTGQGAGAFEVRTLAYRTLSPGTRAEVARLLLLERADGQPMDRDLDMGVSPDADGAGGFRAENLLQQVGVLRDELGSLLDFNFEVGSRILDFLFRPTLPMVFLKQFRGVGTRTDACYQAIVGAEADQLKLRGLRLLPRRFRLTLDSLATQPLAEDLGLELNSRGQLSIAGGLQIQFDFRINEGHLIWSGS; encoded by the coding sequence ATGAGCCCTCCGGGCCGCAAGTACGTCGACCATCCGTCGCTCCAGGTCTTCCCGCCGCCGAGCCTCTGCCAGGACGTCAACCTGTCCGTCTTCTTCCTCAAGGGACGGCAGGACCGGCTCCAGGCGCTCTGTGACCGGTTCCTCAACGCGCCCTCGGGGGGCGCGGTCCACTACCGCCCCCGGTTGCCCTTCGTCATGCTGACGTTCCAGCACGTGGGCCGGTTGTCCTCGGAGGCGGAAGGCTTCCGGGACTGGGGCTCCACCTCGGAGCGGGAGGTGACGTTCTGGATCGCCGCCAGCGACACCCGGCGGCACGGGCCGGATGAGCTGTGCCAGCGCGTGGAGCTCTTCGTCCCGTACATCTACACGGACAACCCGTGGGCGGTGGCCGGCGGGCGGGAGATCTACGGCTTTCCCAAGCAGGCGGCCGACATCCGCATGCCCGGCACGGGGCAGGGCGCGGGGGCCTTCGAGGTGCGGACCCTGGCGTACCGCACGCTCAGCCCCGGCACGCGGGCCGAGGTGGCCCGGCTGCTGCTGCTGGAGCGGGCGGATGGCCAGCCCATGGACCGGGACCTGGACATGGGCGTGTCCCCGGACGCGGACGGTGCCGGGGGCTTCCGGGCGGAGAACCTGCTTCAGCAGGTGGGGGTGCTCCGGGACGAGCTGGGCTCGCTGCTCGACTTCAACTTCGAGGTGGGCTCGCGCATCCTCGACTTTCTGTTCCGGCCCACCTTGCCCATGGTCTTCCTCAAGCAGTTTCGCGGGGTGGGGACCCGCACGGACGCGTGCTACCAGGCCATCGTGGGCGCGGAGGCCGACCAGCTCAAGCTCCGGGGGCTGCGGCTGCTGCCCCGGCGCTTCCGGCTGACCCTCGACTCGCTGGCCACGCAGCCGCTGGCGGAGGATCTCGGGCTGGAGCTGAACTCCCGGGGACAGCTGTCCATCGCCGGGGGATTGCAGATCCAGTTCGATTTCCGGATCAACGAAGGACACCTCATCTGGAGCGGTTCATGA